From the genome of Lotus japonicus ecotype B-129 chromosome 6, LjGifu_v1.2, one region includes:
- the LOC130725368 gene encoding transcription factor MYB120-like, whose amino-acid sequence MAMLGGCGETGSGGGSGGGEGSGGDGKGEEMTLKKGPWTTAEDAVLIDYVTKHGEGNWNAVQRNTGLNRCGKSCRLRWANHLRPNLKKGAFSPEEEKLIVDLHAQFGNKWARMAALLPGRTDNEIKNYWNTRIKRRQRQGLPLYSDDHDRPTTPTTPTTPSSCVTPTGSSHPNTATKFEFFHQNHHQHHHHHHHQQQQQQQQHQQQYHFNHHHPLSPTASHHHHHHSPLSSPLQHRAPSYSPHTFLDPAPSALPLSSSAPSLHSFTFQRPAPMLCTPLRFKRYRASPGSYNSFQVPNSTTPCSSSALHDVTTNHLDHGFRFPVHQQNSSNFSQFFHTPLLESAADRGVSSSSPSAFQHKLELPSNQFSRPSEQDLKLDIHEFNNDPSLQSSSGLLGDILLDAQALASGQNSKKRSNLSLNEGNDLFDGCQNLEDFPLSSAYWSSTSGQKPKEEAPDLSKFTNEDLSSLLTVTPSSTMQQGQDWHNNSAPEASNVQSSGGVMTDDNFGLEIKPIASLFPLSNTTSHNENQGYTWDNLPGLC is encoded by the exons ATGGCAATGTTAGGTGGCTGCGGCGAAACGGGAAGTGGTGGCGGCAGCGGTGGCGGTGAAggtagtggtggtgatggtaaagGGGAAGAGATGACTCTGAAGAAGGGTCCTTGGACCACAGCAGAGGATGCTGTTCTGATAGATTATGTGACAAAACATGGTGAAGGGAACTGGAACGCGGTCCAGAGGAACACAGGGCTGAATAGATGTGGGAAGAGTTGCAGGCTCAGATGGGCTAACCATTTGAGACCCAATTTGAAGAAAGGTGCTTTCTCCCCTGAAGAAGAGAAACTCATTGTTGACCTCCATGCACAGTTTGGTAACAAATGGGCAAGAATGGCTGCTTTG TTACCCGGGAGAACAGACAATGAAATCAAGAACTATTGGAACACAAGGATCAAGAGGCGGCAGAGACAAGGTCTTCCTCTGTATTCAGATGACCATGATCGACCCACAACACCAACCACACCCACCACCCCTTCCTCATGTGTCACCCCAACAGGATCATCACACCCCAACACCGCCACAAAGTTTGAATTCTTCCATCagaaccaccaccaacaccaccaccaccaccaccaccaacaacaacaacaacaacagcaacatcAGCAACAATATCActtcaaccaccaccaccctctatcTCCAACCGcatcccaccaccaccaccaccattctcCTCTATCTTCACCCCTCCAACACAGAGCACCCTCCTATTCCCCACACACTTTCTTAGACCCTGCACCTTCAGCATTACCCTTATCCTCCTCTGCACCTTCCCTTCACTCCTTCACCTTCCAGAGACCTGCACCAATGCTCTGCACGCCGCTTCGCTTCAAGCGTTACCGCGCCTCTCCCGGCAGCTACAACAGCTTCCAGGTCCCTAATTCGACCACACCTTGCTCCTCCTCCGCGCTCCATGATGTGACAACCAACCATCTTGATCATGGCTTCAGGTTCCCTGTTCATCAGCAAAACTCCTCTAATTTTTCTCAGTTTTTTCATACACCGTTGTTAGAGTCCGCGGCGGATCGAggggtttcttcttcttccccttcaGCTTTTCAACACAAGCTGGAGCTCCCTTCAAACCAATTTTCAAGACCATCTGAGCAGGATCTTAAGCTTGATATTCATGAGTTCAACAATGATCCTTCTTTGCAGAGTAGTAGTGGGTTGCTTGGGGATATTCTATTGGATGCTCAGGCTCTGGCTTCTGGCCAGAATTCCAAGAAAAGAAGTAACTTGAGTTTGAATGAAGGAAATGATTTATTTGATGGATGCCAAAACCTTGAGGATTTCCCACTTAGCTCTGCTTACTGGTCTTCCACTTCAG GACAAAAACCAAAGGAAGAAGCACCAGACCTGAGCAAATTCACGAATGAGGATTTGTCATCACTTCTTACTGTGACACCTTCTTCCACTATGCAGCAGGGTCAAGATTGGCATAATAACAGTGCACCAGAAGCCTCCAATGTCCAATCTTCTGGCGGTGTCATGACAGATGACAATTTTGGACTTGAAATCAAGCCCATAGCTTCATTGTTTCCTCTCTCCAACACAACAAGCCATAATGAAAACCAAGGTTACACTTGGGACAATTTACCTGGTCTCTGCTAA
- the LOC130722153 gene encoding protein S40-4-like, translated as MEDKYSLFRQRSEIWRSLRDGDFEEEEVWDVYKDRADIYVSEVHKTRDKVQSSPLAIPRSLPAAARMIPRTSSGNSSASSSHEAKVLQQSVPLNIPDWSKIYRNQQKKNPKNVSRFDDYDYCHSVADEDDGDGVVNYGGESDNDDDDEEGEDDEYDAKLPPHEFIARRLARSQISSFSVFEGVGRTLKGRDLSKMRNAVLTKTGFLESL; from the coding sequence ATGGAGGATAAATATAGTCTATTTAGGCAAAGAAGTGAGATATGGAGATCCTTGAGAGATGGAgactttgaagaagaagaagtatggGATGTTTACAAAGACAGAGCTGATATTTATGTTTCTGAAGTTCACAAGACCAGGGACAAGGTTCAATCCTCTCCTCTTGCTATCCCTAGGTCCCTGCCAGCTGCAGCAAGAATGATCCCAAGAACTAGCAGTGGAAATAGCAGTGCTAGTTCCTCCCATGAAGCAAAGGTTCTTCAGCAATCAGTACCTCTCAACATTCCTGATTGGTCTAAGATTTACAGGAATCAGCAAAAGAAGAACCCCAAGAATGTTTCAAGGTTTGATGATTATGATTACTGCCATTCTGTtgctgatgaagatgatggtgatggtgtTGTCAATTATGGAGGAGAAagtgataatgatgatgatgatgaagaaggagaagatgatGAGTATGATGCAAAGCTCCCACCCCATGAATTTATTGCAAGAAGGCTTGCCAGGAGCCAGATATCCTCATTCTCAGTCTTTGAAGGTGTTGGGAGGACACTCAAAGGTAGGGATCTTAGCAAAATGAGGAATGCTGTCCTCACAAAAACTGGATTCCTTGAATCACTCTGA
- the LOC130722151 gene encoding LOW QUALITY PROTEIN: ATP synthase gamma chain 2, chloroplastic-like (The sequence of the model RefSeq protein was modified relative to this genomic sequence to represent the inferred CDS: deleted 2 bases in 1 codon) produces MGFHQNLTFHTTHFPFPSLCNSTTPGSPTAPIRCGIRELRERIQTVKNTQKITEAMKLVAAARVRRAQEAVVNGRPFSETLAEMLHDINDRVRDDDVEVPLCNVRPVKKVALVVVTGDRGLCGGFNNAVVKKAQTRIEELRKLGLDCVVISVGKKGNSFFSRRDFVEVDRFVDNGGFPTTKDVQTIADDVFSLFVSEEVDKVELVFTKFVSLVKFDPVIQTLLPLSRKGEVCDVNGNSVDAIDDEYFRLTSKDGKLALERGVVGMEKKSDGCVPIMEFEQDPVQILDAMMPLYLNSQILRSLQESLASELAARMGAMSNATDNAIELTKNLSVAYNRERQAKITGELLEIVAGAEALTPID; encoded by the exons ATGGGGTTTCATCAAAACCTCACCTTTCACACCACCCACTTCCCTTTCCCTTCCCTCTGCAATTCCACCACCCCCGGTTCCCCCACCGCTCCC ATCCGCTGCGGCATCCGCGAGCTCCGGGAGCGAATCCAAACGGTGAAGAACACTCAGAAGATCACCGAAGCCATGAAGCTCGTCGCCGCCGCCAGGGTCCGGCGAGCTCAAGAAGCTGTCGTCAATGGAAGACCCTTCTCCGAGACCCTCGCTGAAATGTTGCACGACATCAACGACCGTGTCCGAGACGACGACGTCGAGGTTCCTCTTTGCAACGTCAGGCCAGTCAAGAAGGTTGCGCTTGTCGTCGTCACCGGAGACCGTGGACTCTGCGGCGGGTTCAACAATGCGGTGGTGAAGAAAGCTCAGACCAGAATCGAGGAGTTGAGGAAACTTGGGTTGGATTGCGTTGTGATCAGTGTTGGCAAAAAGGGTAACTCGTTTTTCAGTCGTAGGGATTTTGTAGAGGTTGATAGGTTTGTTGATAATGGGGGGTTTCCTACTACTAAAGACGTACAAACTATAGCTGATGATGTTTTTTCACTTTTTGTTAGTGAGGAAGTTGATAAGGTTGAGCTTGTGTTTACTAAATTTGTGTCTTTGGTTAAGTTTGATCCTGTGATTCAAACGTTGTTGCCTTTGTCAAGGAAAGGGGAGGTTTGTGATGTGAATGGGAATAGTGTTGATGCAATAGATGATGAGTATTTCAGGTTGACTTCTAAGGATGGGAAATTGGCTTTGGAGAGAGGTGTTGTGGGGATGGAGAAGAAAAGTGATGGGTGTGTTCCGATTATGGAATTTGAGCAAGACCCGGTTCAGATTCTTGATGCCATGATGCCTCTTTATTTGAACAGTCAGATTTTGAGGAGCTTGCAAGAATCACTGGCTAGTGAGCTTGCTGCTAGAATGGGTGCCATGTCTAATGCCACTGATAATGCAATTGAGTTGACGAAGAATCTTTCAGTTGCATACAATAGGGAGCGGCAGGCGAAAATAACTGGGGAGTTATTGGAGATTGTGGCAGGAGCTGAGGCACTAACACCAATTGATTGA